The Salvia miltiorrhiza cultivar Shanhuang (shh) chromosome 2, IMPLAD_Smil_shh, whole genome shotgun sequence DNA window taattaattaaattcatatATGTATGTATCAATTCATTacaattaatcaaatattttaacaaattaccataatatttgtaatttataatatttcaaaattattaatttataacatTTGCGAGATTTATATCTTTGTAAAGAAGTTCTTTTAAAAAAGTATTACTAGTActattattttactttattaaaattgataaatttttaaattggcCGAAGTATAGAAATGAGAATATGCGGCGAGAGTGGTCCAGTGTGAAGACAAGACGTGGATTCATGCCATTCCCATatctttttcttcatttctCCAACTTACAAACCAAATTCAAAGCTCCGAAAGCTTTCATCAATGGCGGTAGCTTCGCTTGCAATCGGGCTGAGAACGGCGTTCGTGGTGCTCGGATGTCTAGCCACCGCCACTGTTATCTACACTGTCGTCACCGATGGCCTCCCTTTCCGCAAAGAACTCCTCACCCCgtacacctctctctctctctctctctctctagatgtTCAACTGTAGAGTCTACCGATGAAGAAttgagagaaaaataattagtTTGTCTTTCTATGAAGAAGATGTGACCAAAGATGGTTGCACTTACTTACGCCACTAATCCAAATGGAGCTAACTAAAGTCCAAATATGAAATactatgcattttttttatttgagggtGAATACACGAAAATTCAATTGTTCTCATTTTTCACACACACGATCGTCAATTACTTCCAAATTTAACGGACGATGTAGTTGGTTGTCTATGTCAATTCAACTAGTCACGCTAACATTAATTTGGATACAATTGACAATAGGTGAAAATTCAGAACaattgaaagttcgtgtattcagaagcaaaaattttagctcATGTGGGAAACTAGAAGTCAATGAAAGTGCATTTAGCCACAGTTATTCTTTTCCTTTTATTCTTGCTTAAGTTCTTTCTTGGACAAAATTCTTGTGAAATAGTAGCATTTGATGCTCTGATTTCTATACTATCTTGAGCTCATAATTCATTGCCCTAGTCTAGCCTGattaatatgtttttattttggtgTTTTTATACTGTTAATTATAGCATCTTGTATTTTGTTttcattattttgaatttagaaagaaaaaaatgacaATTTAGCTTACTGGTAATCATCTTCATTCATGCAGGTGGATGGCAGCAACCTTGGTTGATTTCTATATCAACATCCTAGTCATAGGGGTATGACATTCTCTCAAATTGGGTTCAAGATTgctttttacttttatttttacttaaaaatatcAGTACATATCTATGAGCTGAATCCAAGGGTGGTGAATGGTGAACTATGCAATAATGCAATATGATGTTGGAAATGAGTCTAAAGAAGGAGAAGAACTAGGTTCCGTGGCACCTTAGACTAGATGATTCAGGGCTTGGGACGCACTTATTGCTTCTGCTTTCGACTTTCTTATGAATGCATATCATTCTGTTGTTTCGAAAACTTTGCAAAAATCAGGGTAAATAGAAAAGCAGATGTTTATGTGCAACCTCTCATATTATGTATATGCTGCATTATGATCAGGTGTGGATAATCTACAAGGAATCTAACTGGATTTTGTCTGTAATCTGGATAGTTTTGCTTATATGTTTTGGAAGGTATGGTTTGATCTTGCTTGTTCCAGTTCCATATTTTTCTTGCTCTATTTGCTTATATGTTTTGGAAGGTGTTGGTATTTTGATCACTTGCACATCCTCTCTTTTCCTTAGCCAAAAATGTTAGTCGACAGTGCTAAGCTTTAGTTTTCACCTTTGCAGCATCACCACGTGTGCCTACATCGTTATGCAGTTCCTAAAGCTGACTCCTCAAGAATCACTCTTAGATCCTATATACTTTGTTTTGCTCACAAACAAGAAAAGGTGAGTAGTTAATCATCAATTACTTGAGATCATAGAGTGCTGATTAACTCTATTTTGAATTCGAGTATTGGCTAAAGTTTTTTAAAAAGGGTCGAGGAATAGTCATATCTGTTATTGCTACTTACAAGTTATGCAAGAACTTAAATGGGGGAAACTAGCTAATTGTCTgatttttcttcttcatccgTAGAAATTCTTGTGTTCTGTTTCTCTCTTCTCTTGAGGTTTAGAACATATACCTAGTGAAGATTAAAATGTGGCACGACCATTTTCCATCTTGTCTCCTTCTGTACTGCATGTGTAGAAGTGGCAAGTAAACGAGCTTAATACTAGCCGACTAGAGCTTGGCTCATTTATATATTCAGTTGTTCAAGCTCAGCTTGAGCTCGACTTGAGCTTCTATTTTGTTGGTCGAGATCGGTTTGCCACATGATTACTAAACTCGAGTTTGGCTCGTATGATACTCGATAAAGTCGTATTCGAGGTTGAGCTTGAGCTTGGCTCGTTTATAAATGATgttcgagctcgagctcgttaAAAGCTGGTGAAAGGCTTGACAAAAATTTAAAGTGTGCTCTTGATTATATTTCTCTGCATATCTTGCTTGTGCACTAGCTCaattgaaggttcgtgaacaaaCAAATTTGAAGATGTTTGCGAGCCCAACAAGCCGAGCACCGCTAGGCTTGAGCTCGAAATCAAGCCGAGCACTGTCGATTTTTGAGTTGAGCCTCGAATAGTTTGCGAATAGCTTTGTTCATTTACAACACTGTATAGAACAACACTTGTGTTGTTCTAGTTAGTAAACACCTTCTTCAATATGTGCTATCTCAAGTGTTTGCTGATAGTCAGTGTAATTTCTAGGGAGGAAGTGGAGTCGAAGAAGAGTATACTATCCGTTGTAAGCGCAAGGGTTGTTTTCTGCGTTTTGGGCTGTCTTATGCTGTCTACTTTGGTGTACACCATCTCCACCGATGGATCTCCATTTCGCCAAGGGGTTTTGACTCCGTAAGTCTCTCCCCCAACGCAAGCTCTACTCATGTATTTTTGATCTATTTACAAGAAAATTATTCTTTGCCACCAACtaaatattttcttgaaaaattCTGCAAAATTAGGTGATACTAACCTGGTTTTGGTCATCCATATCTCTATCACACGTTGTGAACGCTTTGAGCCACGGCTCATTGCTCATTAACTTTCTTACAAATGCGCGTTAAGACTGCAGGCGTAGTTTGAGTTTTTTTCATCATTTCTTGCATTAATCCTATGTTTCGATATCTTGTCTGTCTGCTGAAGGTGGCTGTCAGCGACGCTTGTTGATTTCTACGTTAACGTGATTGCTATATCGGTAAGCATCGCTGCAGAGAGTTGTTCCAACATGGAGTTTTCATTTGAATACTGTTTGGATATTTGGTGTGTTGTTTAAGGTTTGGGTGGCGTATAAGGAATCAAGGTGGACAAGAGCAGCGTTATGGATCATTTTGTTGATATGCTTGGGAAGGTATGGCGACACCGATTTCAAAACGTTTTAATAATGACTCCACAATTGAAACGACATCATTTTGTGGACTTGTTACAGCATTACGACCTGCGCTTATGTTGCCTTACAACTTTTCCGTATCTCGCCTCAAGACCCCGTCTACCTCGTCCTCTTCAGCTCCAGCAGCAGGCAAGTTCATAATACGCGTCTAGAATTTTGATTATGCTATATTTCATGTTTCACTCGGATTCAATTGTCGCGTAGCCTACATTGTAGTTTACGCGACTGAATCTTCCCGAGCATTCAACAGATCTTTTCTTGACGATGGTAGGGCAGTAAACGGCTATGAAGGAACACCACAGACGGAAACATATACTAAGCTTGTTAGGTGAAAGAGAAATTTTGAATAAGATATAAAGGTCAAGATAAACGCATAAGCTTGTGgcgaagaatttttttttcatgtcgaTGTGAATAATAATGTGTATCATTTGTGAAATATAGATGTATGGAAAACTATTAATGTAAAAAGCATCGCATATTATTTTGTTTGTATTGTTGACTTTTAaaaaatgtttttaaattcTTACTTTATGTTAATTATAACAAATTTTATCATATACAATGTGAAAATTTGACCATACTC harbors:
- the LOC131010953 gene encoding uncharacterized protein LOC131010953 isoform X2; this translates as MAVASLAIGLRTAFVVLGCLATATVIYTVVTDGLPFRKELLTPWMAATLVDFYINILVIGVWIIYKESNWILSVIWIVLLICFGSITTCAYIVMQFLKLTPQESLLDPIYFVLLTNKKREEVESKKSILSVVSARVVFCVLGCLMLSTLVYTISTDGSPFRQGVLTPWLSATLVDFYVNVIAISVWVAYKESRWTRAALWIILLICLGSITTCAYVALQLFRISPQDPVYLVLFSSSSRAVNGYEGTPQTETYTKLVR
- the LOC131010953 gene encoding uncharacterized protein LOC131010953 isoform X4, whose protein sequence is MAVASLAIGLRTAFVVLGCLATATVIYTVVTDGLPFRKELLTPWMAATLVDFYINILVIGVWIIYKESNWILSVIWIVLLICFGSITTCAYIVMQFLKLTPQESLLDPIYFVLLTNKKREEVESKKSILSVVSARVVFCVLGCLMLSTLVYTISTDGSPFRQGVLTPWLSATLVDFYVNVIAISVWVAYKESRWTRAALWIILLICLGSITTCAYVALQLFRISPQDPVYLVLFSSSSSLRD
- the LOC131010953 gene encoding uncharacterized protein LOC131010953 isoform X1; the encoded protein is MAVASLAIGLRTAFVVLGCLATATVIYTVVTDGLPFRKELLTPWMAATLVDFYINILVIGVWIIYKESNWILSVIWIVLLICFGSITTCAYIVMQFLKLTPQESLLDPIYFVLLTNKKREEVESKKSILSVVSARVVFCVLGCLMLSTLVYTISTDGSPFRQGVLTPWLSATLVDFYVNVIAISVWVAYKESRWTRAALWIILLICLGSITTCAYVALQLFRISPQDPVYLVLFSSSSRSFLDDGRAVNGYEGTPQTETYTKLVR
- the LOC131010953 gene encoding uncharacterized protein LOC131010953 isoform X3, with protein sequence MAVASLAIGLRTAFVVLGCLATATVIYTVVTDGLPFRKELLTPWMAATLVDFYINILVIGVWIIYKESNWILSVIWIVLLICFGSITTCAYIVMQFLKLTPQESLLDPIYFVLLTNKKREEVESKKSILSVVSARVVFCVLGCLMLSTLVYTISTDGSPFRQGVLTPWLSATLVDFYVNVIAISVWVAYKESRWTRAALWIILLICLGSITTCAYVALQLFRISPQDPVYLVLFSSSSSKRL